One genomic segment of Streptomyces niveus includes these proteins:
- a CDS encoding winged helix-turn-helix transcriptional regulator, translating to MEEGTSKSPRHLAGTVSAATALGAAAVNAATVTATSRCDYGDADPFQWDTREDCEVRQILDRIGDKWSLLVIALLDVSTMRFTELRREIDGISQRMLTVTLRQLERDGLVKRTVHPVVPPRVEYRLTPMGRTLHTTINALVIWTEKHQNQIAAAREDYDRRAAEAEAAAEAAAL from the coding sequence ATGGAAGAAGGCACTTCGAAGTCACCGAGGCACCTCGCGGGTACCGTCTCCGCGGCCACCGCTCTCGGAGCCGCCGCCGTGAACGCCGCCACCGTCACCGCCACCTCCCGCTGCGACTACGGAGACGCGGACCCCTTCCAGTGGGACACCCGCGAGGACTGCGAGGTACGGCAGATCCTCGACCGGATCGGCGACAAGTGGTCGCTGCTGGTCATCGCCCTGCTCGACGTGAGCACGATGCGCTTCACCGAACTGCGCCGGGAGATCGACGGCATCAGCCAGCGCATGCTGACGGTGACCCTGCGACAGCTCGAACGCGACGGTCTCGTGAAGCGCACGGTGCATCCGGTCGTGCCGCCGCGTGTGGAGTACCGACTGACCCCGATGGGCCGGACGCTGCACACGACGATCAACGCGCTGGTGATCTGGACGGAGAAACACCAGAACCAGATCGCGGCGGCGCGCGAGGACTACGACAGGCGCGCGGCGGAGGCGGAGGCGGCGGCAGAGGCGGCGGCGCTCTGA
- a CDS encoding VOC family protein — MTSRTLHWKLVFDTTDPHSQADFWAEALGYEVEDNSPLIERLLGIGAVPIEQTVDSHGRRAWLDLTAVRHPDDPFDPDTGEGMGRRILFQRVPETKAGKNRVHLDVHAENGRRAEEVARLEGLGATALYEANEPGGVWVTMTDPEGNEFCVQ; from the coding sequence ATGACCTCGCGCACCCTCCACTGGAAACTCGTCTTCGACACGACCGACCCGCACAGCCAGGCCGACTTCTGGGCCGAGGCGCTGGGTTACGAGGTCGAGGACAACAGCCCGCTTATCGAGCGGCTGCTGGGGATCGGAGCCGTACCGATCGAGCAGACGGTCGATTCGCACGGCCGCCGGGCCTGGCTCGATCTCACCGCCGTCCGCCATCCGGACGACCCCTTCGACCCGGACACGGGCGAGGGCATGGGCAGGCGCATCCTCTTCCAGCGCGTACCGGAGACGAAGGCCGGCAAGAACCGCGTCCACCTCGACGTACACGCCGAGAACGGCCGGCGGGCGGAGGAGGTGGCGAGGCTGGAGGGGCTGGGCGCGACGGCTCTGTACGAGGCGAACGAGCCCGGCGGCGTATGGGTGACGATGACGGACCCGGAGGGCAACGAGTTCTGCGTGCAGTAG
- the rarD gene encoding EamA family transporter RarD translates to MKSEGEQRAGLLYGIGAYGMWGLVPLFWPLLKPSGAVEILAHRMVWSLAVVVIALLVVRRWAWIRELLGEPRKLGLLVIAATVISVNWGLYIWSVNTGHVVEASLGYFINPLVTIAMGVLLLKERLRPAQWTAVGVGLAAVLVLAIGYGQPPWISLTLAFSFATYGLVKKKVNIGGLESLAAETVILFVPALGYLVWLGASGDATFGPEGAGHAALLAATGVVTAVPLVCFGAAAIRVPLSTLGLLQYLAPVFQFLLGVLYFHEAMPAERWAGFALVWAALTILTWDALRTARRTRATAEALRRADARSKAEAKAEAEAQAVIRAQSPDVVKAVGRAGTGTSSGE, encoded by the coding sequence GTGAAGTCGGAAGGCGAGCAGCGCGCGGGATTGCTGTACGGGATCGGTGCCTACGGCATGTGGGGTCTGGTCCCCCTCTTCTGGCCCCTGCTGAAGCCCTCCGGCGCGGTCGAGATCCTGGCCCACCGGATGGTCTGGTCGCTGGCCGTCGTCGTGATCGCGCTGCTCGTGGTGCGCCGCTGGGCGTGGATACGGGAGTTGCTGGGCGAACCGCGCAAGCTCGGCCTGCTCGTGATCGCCGCCACCGTGATCAGCGTCAACTGGGGCCTGTACATCTGGTCGGTCAACACCGGCCATGTCGTCGAGGCGTCCCTCGGCTACTTCATCAACCCCCTAGTCACCATCGCCATGGGCGTCCTGCTCCTCAAGGAGCGGCTGCGGCCCGCGCAGTGGACGGCGGTCGGCGTCGGCCTCGCCGCCGTACTTGTCCTGGCGATCGGGTACGGGCAGCCGCCCTGGATCTCGCTCACGCTGGCGTTCTCGTTCGCGACGTACGGCCTGGTGAAGAAGAAGGTCAACATCGGCGGTCTGGAGTCGCTGGCCGCCGAGACCGTGATCCTGTTCGTGCCCGCGCTCGGCTATCTGGTCTGGCTCGGGGCCTCCGGGGACGCCACGTTCGGACCGGAGGGCGCGGGGCATGCCGCGCTGCTGGCGGCCACCGGTGTGGTGACCGCCGTGCCGCTGGTGTGCTTCGGGGCTGCGGCGATACGCGTGCCGCTGTCGACGCTGGGGTTGTTGCAGTATCTGGCGCCCGTCTTCCAGTTCCTGCTGGGCGTCCTCTACTTCCACGAGGCGATGCCGGCCGAGCGGTGGGCCGGCTTCGCGCTGGTGTGGGCGGCGCTGACGATCCTGACGTGGGACGCGCTGCGGACGGCCCGGCGTACGAGGGCGACGGCGGAGGCGCTGCGGCGGGCGGACGCGAGGTCGAAGGCGGAGGCGAAGGCCGAAGCCGAGGCCCAGGCCGTGATCCGCGCTCAGTCGCCGGACGTGGTGAAGGCCGTGGGGCGGGCCGGGACGGGGACGTCGTCAGGGGAGTGA
- a CDS encoding 2-oxoacid:ferredoxin oxidoreductase subunit beta: MPEVNELLSLVPKAEAKQTMKDFKSDQEVRWCPGCGDYAVLAAVQGFMPDLGLAKENIVFVSGIGCSSRFPYYMNTYGMHSIHGRAPAIATGLATSRRDLSVWVVTGDGDALSIGGNHLIHALRRNVNLKILLFNNRIYGLTKGQYSPTSEVGKITKSTPMGSLDAPFNPVSLAIGAEASFVARTVDSDRKHLTSVLRQAADHPGTALVEIYQNCNIFNDGAFEALKDKERAQEAVIRLEHGEPIRFGIDNSKGVVRDPATGDLTVVPVTADNEHQILVHDAHAASPTTAFALSRLADPDTLHHTPIGVLRSVQRPVYDTLMNEQLDTAVERNGKGDLTQLLAGNDTWTVVG, encoded by the coding sequence ATGCCTGAGGTCAACGAACTGCTCTCCCTCGTCCCCAAGGCCGAGGCCAAGCAGACCATGAAGGACTTCAAGTCCGACCAGGAAGTCCGCTGGTGCCCCGGCTGCGGCGACTACGCCGTCCTCGCCGCCGTCCAGGGCTTCATGCCCGACCTCGGCCTCGCCAAGGAGAACATCGTGTTCGTGTCCGGGATCGGCTGCTCCAGCCGCTTCCCCTACTACATGAACACCTACGGCATGCACTCCATCCACGGACGCGCCCCCGCCATCGCCACCGGACTCGCCACCTCCCGCCGCGACCTCTCCGTCTGGGTCGTCACCGGCGACGGCGACGCCCTCTCCATCGGCGGCAACCACCTCATCCACGCACTACGCCGCAACGTCAACCTCAAAATCCTCCTCTTCAACAACCGGATCTACGGGCTGACGAAGGGCCAGTACTCGCCCACCTCCGAAGTCGGCAAGATCACCAAGTCGACGCCGATGGGCTCACTGGACGCGCCCTTCAACCCCGTGTCCCTCGCCATCGGCGCCGAGGCGTCCTTCGTGGCCCGCACCGTCGACTCCGACCGCAAACACCTCACCAGCGTGCTCCGCCAGGCCGCCGACCACCCCGGCACAGCACTCGTCGAGATCTACCAGAACTGCAACATCTTCAACGACGGCGCCTTCGAAGCACTCAAGGACAAAGAACGCGCCCAGGAGGCGGTCATCCGCCTGGAGCACGGTGAGCCGATCCGCTTCGGAATCGACAACTCCAAAGGCGTCGTACGCGACCCCGCCACCGGCGACCTCACCGTCGTACCCGTGACCGCGGACAACGAGCACCAGATCCTGGTGCACGACGCGCACGCCGCCAGCCCCACCACCGCCTTCGCGCTCTCACGGCTCGCCGACCCCGACACCCTCCACCACACCCCCATCGGCGTCCTCCGCAGCGTCCAGCGGCCGGTCTACGACACCCTCATGAACGAACAGCTCGACACCGCCGTCGAACGCAACGGCAAGGGCGACCTGACCCAACTCCTCGCAGGCAACGACACCTGGACGGTCGTCGGCTGA
- a CDS encoding MFS transporter has product MPSASAAPAVVPALSARAWALLLVLSGTIFLEGIDIAMLAVAIPSIRADLGLSTGTAAWVISSYILGYAGFTLLGGRAADLLGRRRMFLVWLTVFLLFSGLGGFATEGWMLLVARFVTGVSAAFMTPAAMSIITTSYEEGPQRNRALLVFAGTAAGGFSLGMVIGGLLTQIGWRWVFFAPVLLAGAILIAALKLLPRTEAAAAPEKTPSGFDLPGAAAAAGAMLLLAVGVVRLEHGGAGWPLTVGAFAVGLLLVYVFVTVERRSPAPLVRLAIFRKASMVRADLGAMLFLGSFFGFQFMATLYLQELRGWSSLETSLALALMGLDAILAPTLTPVLVNRFGNTRVALGGFAAATVAYALFLPVGADWSFALMAPTLILTGVAFALAYGPLSIAATDGVAPEEQGLASGLLYTSTQFGSAIGISAVTAVYGLASTTGADGELGAFRAALVVPVVMVVLGLMVVASGLRPRRLPKPHGPHSPDDVPVPARPTAFTTSGD; this is encoded by the coding sequence ATGCCATCCGCCAGCGCGGCCCCAGCAGTGGTCCCAGCCCTGTCCGCACGGGCCTGGGCACTGCTACTGGTCCTCAGCGGGACGATCTTCCTCGAAGGGATCGACATCGCGATGCTCGCCGTCGCCATCCCCTCGATCCGGGCCGACCTCGGCCTGTCGACCGGCACCGCGGCCTGGGTGATCAGCTCGTACATCCTGGGCTACGCCGGATTCACCCTGCTCGGCGGGCGCGCCGCCGATCTGCTCGGACGGCGCCGGATGTTCCTTGTCTGGCTCACGGTCTTCCTGCTCTTCTCCGGCCTCGGCGGCTTCGCGACCGAGGGCTGGATGCTGCTCGTCGCCCGGTTCGTCACCGGCGTATCGGCGGCCTTCATGACCCCGGCGGCGATGTCGATCATCACCACCTCCTACGAGGAGGGCCCACAGCGCAACCGCGCCCTGCTCGTCTTCGCCGGTACGGCGGCCGGCGGCTTCTCGCTCGGCATGGTCATCGGCGGTCTGCTGACGCAGATCGGCTGGCGATGGGTGTTCTTCGCCCCCGTACTGCTCGCGGGTGCCATTCTGATCGCCGCGCTCAAGCTGCTGCCGCGTACCGAGGCCGCCGCCGCACCCGAGAAGACGCCGAGCGGCTTCGACCTGCCGGGGGCCGCCGCGGCGGCGGGCGCGATGCTGCTGCTGGCCGTCGGGGTCGTACGGCTGGAGCACGGTGGTGCCGGCTGGCCGCTGACGGTGGGGGCGTTCGCCGTCGGACTGCTGCTGGTGTACGTCTTCGTCACCGTCGAACGCCGCTCGCCCGCCCCGCTGGTGCGTCTCGCGATCTTCCGCAAGGCGTCCATGGTCCGCGCGGATCTGGGCGCGATGCTGTTCCTCGGGTCCTTCTTCGGCTTCCAGTTCATGGCGACGCTCTACCTCCAGGAGTTGCGCGGCTGGTCGTCGCTGGAGACCTCGCTCGCGCTGGCCCTGATGGGCCTCGACGCGATCCTCGCGCCGACCCTCACGCCCGTCCTGGTCAACCGGTTCGGCAACACGCGGGTGGCGCTCGGTGGTTTCGCGGCGGCGACCGTGGCGTACGCGCTGTTCCTGCCGGTCGGCGCGGACTGGTCGTTCGCTCTGATGGCCCCCACGCTGATCCTGACGGGCGTCGCGTTCGCGTTGGCGTACGGGCCGCTGTCGATCGCGGCGACGGACGGTGTCGCGCCGGAGGAGCAAGGTCTGGCGAGCGGGCTGCTGTACACGTCGACGCAGTTCGGTTCGGCGATCGGTATCTCGGCGGTGACGGCCGTGTACGGCCTGGCGTCGACGACAGGCGCGGATGGGGAGTTGGGCGCCTTCCGGGCGGCGCTGGTGGTGCCGGTGGTGATGGTGGTGCTGGGACTGATGGTCGTGGCGTCGGGGCTACGGCCCCGGAGGCTCCCGAAGCCGCACGGTCCTCACTCCCCTGACGACGTCCCCGTCCCGGCCCGCCCCACGGCCTTCACCACGTCCGGCGACTGA
- a CDS encoding ABC transporter permease, giving the protein MSRVEDAGTDTDAGTDAGTGADVGTGTGTRTGTGSVAARAVSPLWTFGLLRSELTTTFRRWRTLALLGVLAAVPVLIGIAIKIETGDGGSVGGGGQGGPAFLTQITNNGLFLVFAALAATLPVFLPMAVGVVAGDSVAGEANAGTLRYLLVAPAGRTRLLLAKYAATLVFCLAATVAVAVSALIVGALLFPLGEVTTISGTRISFGEGLLRALLIALVVAASLIGLAALGLFVSTLTNSGIAAMATTVGLVITVQILDTIPQLHGIHPYLFPHYWLSFADLLREPFYWDDVLRNLGLQGVYAAVFGSAAWARFTAKDISA; this is encoded by the coding sequence CGGTACAGGTACGGGTACACGTACAGGCACGGGCAGCGTCGCCGCTCGCGCCGTATCGCCGCTGTGGACGTTCGGGCTCCTCCGCTCCGAGCTGACCACCACCTTCCGCCGCTGGCGCACCCTCGCGCTGCTGGGCGTGCTGGCCGCCGTACCGGTCCTGATCGGCATCGCCATCAAGATCGAGACGGGCGACGGCGGTTCGGTCGGCGGTGGGGGCCAGGGCGGCCCGGCCTTCCTCACGCAGATCACCAACAACGGGCTGTTCCTCGTCTTCGCCGCGCTCGCCGCCACCCTGCCGGTCTTCCTCCCGATGGCGGTCGGCGTCGTCGCGGGTGACTCGGTCGCGGGCGAGGCGAACGCCGGCACCCTGCGCTATCTGCTGGTCGCCCCGGCGGGCCGGACCCGGCTGCTGCTGGCCAAGTACGCGGCGACGCTGGTGTTCTGTCTGGCCGCGACGGTGGCGGTGGCGGTCTCGGCGCTGATCGTGGGGGCGCTGCTCTTCCCGCTCGGCGAGGTCACCACGATCTCCGGCACGCGCATCTCCTTCGGCGAAGGGCTGCTGAGGGCGCTGCTGATAGCGCTGGTGGTCGCCGCCTCACTGATCGGGCTCGCCGCGCTCGGTCTGTTCGTCTCCACGCTCACCAACAGCGGGATCGCTGCCATGGCGACGACGGTCGGGCTGGTGATCACGGTGCAGATCCTGGACACGATCCCGCAGTTGCACGGGATCCATCCATACCTCTTCCCGCATTACTGGCTGTCCTTCGCCGATCTGCTCCGCGAGCCGTTCTACTGGGACGACGTGCTGCGGAATCTCGGTCTGCAGGGCGTGTACGCGGCCGTGTTCGGCTCGGCGGCCTGGGCGCGTTTCACGGCGAAGGACATCAGTGCGTGA